The Christiangramia flava JLT2011 region CCTGCTGCGTTGGGTTACCAGGCCGGCGGGATGGTGAAATATGCCTTTTGTGAAGGCTTCGGAATGCAATCTGAACTACAGTTCGCTGCGGAAGGCCATAAGGATGACCGGCTGAACAACCTGAACTGGCCATTATTTTTCCGGGCCAACTGGGGAAATTTTGGAATTTACGGCGGTGACCAGCTTTCTTTTTTACTGTCTGCGGAAAGCGGAAAAGAATATTATGAAAAATCCAGTTTTGGCGGAATTGCCGGAGTAGACTATCAGTTGAAATCAGGTTTATGCTTTGACCTTCGTTACTGTTTCGGGACGTCTTCGGTCAACCGCGAATTTGTGGAAATTGCTGATGCCAATGGCGCATCCTATTATGGGTATACCGCTTACCCGAGGGTTTTTCAGTTTAGCATAGGTTACTGGTTCTAGGCCAGCCTGCTGCGAATTAGCTGTTCATCTATTTCCAGCGGAACAACTTCTCCCTTTTCATACGCGCGCTCACTTCGGAAAAAGATCTTTTCCTTCTGAAGCAAAGCTTCATTTAAGTAATAGGAGCCACTGAAATACGATCTTAAAACCTCTGCCTGCAAAGTAGCTTCCGAAGAAGCAGGCTTGAGTTCATGCGGGTAAATGAGCACGCGTTTCCTGCTATCTTCAACATCCAGCGTTCGCAACATCAGGTGGTTCACATCGCCAAAAAGCGAAGCCACATATTTATTGGGAGGCATGCTATAGAGATCTTCCGGGGCAGCATCAGCGTAGATCTTCCTGTTTTTAAGTACGATCGTACGATCGGCAAAAGACAGGGCATCTGTCATGTCGTGGGTGGCAACGATGGTGGTGATCTGGTGCTGCTTGAGGT contains the following coding sequences:
- a CDS encoding outer membrane beta-barrel protein, which translates into the protein MKHSFLLLLFFSSLCQAQFQFGLKAGLNSADIRYNIENYNPPAALGYQAGGMVKYAFCEGFGMQSELQFAAEGHKDDRLNNLNWPLFFRANWGNFGIYGGDQLSFLLSAESGKEYYEKSSFGGIAGVDYQLKSGLCFDLRYCFGTSSVNREFVEIADANGASYYGYTAYPRVFQFSIGYWF